The following are encoded together in the Bacillus cereus group sp. RP43 genome:
- a CDS encoding helix-turn-helix domain-containing protein, with protein MATLGEKIKTLRKEKKLTQTELAGSELTKSMLSQIENGKATPSMKTLQYIANKLGCETSFLLEEDDAEIVELIQKMEQLIKANKCDKVYETLLPIVQKELPLTLNTARLYKQFITGAAIMKDCNIESFVEKATSIFEKYTLYRDSTETKLTFSYTLFSRKKYEECLQLIARIRDDYEANHLEMDLIIHIRLCLKEAIILLACGNYEECEKIILEALAFSKKHQVYYKTDEFYRILSYQKVMTADKEQYLHYIKKSEQFAIFTEDTLSVAIVDILKAYYYNTITKEYTIALEHVEQFREKLKDEPIFQEDGLYYLETGKALYGLKKYEEALKAFQHAKIPDYMMHPLDQAWLTTAGAYRALCYVKLNDKQRALEEATKAAQKIQPYPDSIFSSFIKETLQIIQKL; from the coding sequence ATGGCTACTCTCGGCGAAAAAATTAAAACATTACGAAAAGAAAAAAAGCTTACGCAAACCGAACTAGCAGGTTCGGAACTGACAAAAAGTATGCTTAGTCAAATTGAAAATGGAAAAGCTACACCTTCTATGAAAACATTACAATATATCGCTAATAAACTTGGATGTGAAACGAGTTTTTTACTAGAAGAAGATGATGCAGAAATCGTAGAACTTATTCAAAAAATGGAGCAACTTATAAAAGCTAATAAATGTGATAAGGTGTATGAAACTTTACTTCCTATCGTTCAAAAGGAACTCCCTCTCACTTTAAATACTGCCCGATTATATAAACAATTTATTACTGGAGCAGCTATAATGAAAGATTGCAACATTGAATCTTTCGTTGAAAAAGCAACTTCTATTTTTGAAAAATATACTTTATACAGAGACAGTACTGAAACAAAATTAACATTCTCTTATACGTTATTCTCACGTAAAAAGTATGAGGAATGTTTGCAACTTATTGCTCGTATTCGAGATGATTATGAAGCGAACCATTTAGAAATGGATCTTATTATACATATCAGATTGTGCTTAAAAGAAGCCATTATTTTACTCGCATGTGGCAACTATGAGGAATGTGAAAAAATCATATTAGAAGCATTAGCATTTTCAAAAAAACATCAAGTGTATTATAAAACAGATGAATTTTATCGCATATTATCTTATCAAAAAGTCATGACGGCTGATAAAGAACAGTATTTACATTACATTAAGAAATCTGAGCAATTCGCCATTTTTACTGAAGACACTTTATCCGTTGCGATCGTAGATATATTAAAAGCGTATTACTACAACACGATTACTAAAGAATATACAATTGCATTAGAACATGTAGAACAATTTCGAGAAAAACTAAAAGACGAACCGATTTTCCAAGAGGATGGATTGTATTACCTCGAAACCGGAAAAGCTTTGTACGGATTAAAAAAATACGAGGAAGCTCTGAAAGCTTTTCAACATGCTAAAATACCAGATTATATGATGCATCCACTTGATCAAGCATGGCTTACAACGGCAGGTGCATATCGTGCCCTTTGTTATGTAAAACTTAACGATAAGCAAAGAGCTCTTGAAGAAGCAACAAAAGCAGCTCAAAAGATACAACCTTATCCTGATTCCATCTTCTCTTCATTTATTAAAGAAACATTACAAATAATACAAAAACTTTAA
- a CDS encoding H-type small acid-soluble spore protein, whose translation MNIQRAKELSVSSELANVSFQGMPVTIQHVDESNETARIYEVKNPGRELTVPVNSLEEI comes from the coding sequence ATGAATATACAACGTGCAAAAGAGCTTTCTGTGTCATCAGAACTTGCTAATGTCAGTTTTCAGGGCATGCCTGTTACGATTCAACACGTCGACGAAAGCAACGAAACCGCCCGCATATATGAAGTGAAAAATCCAGGACGCGAATTAACAGTTCCAGTTAATAGCTTAGAGGAAATATAA
- a CDS encoding class C sortase → MRRGFISLLLFLVGFSLFIYPTVANYINNYVYKTRVIRYEKMVDNLKVEDVNEKFRRMEAYNSLLGRTTFKMNDPFVHDIKVNNEQLDFINKDEVFGTITIPKIDEELPLYVGESQDNLSKGIGQIAGTSLPIGGQDTHAVLAGHRGYHGATMFRHLDRLADGDTFYVSVLGKQLVYKVIGREIIDPNQVDKLSVIKGEDRVTLLTCEPYTSSKYRLLVYGERVETDQNEIERQNKSIVEVRSHETRDLFEKLAFGIVGLIVICIGLYGLLKRKN, encoded by the coding sequence GTGAGAAGGGGATTTATAAGTTTATTATTGTTCCTCGTAGGGTTTTCATTATTTATATACCCAACGGTTGCTAATTATATAAACAATTATGTATATAAAACAAGAGTAATACGTTATGAAAAAATGGTTGATAATTTAAAAGTAGAAGATGTTAATGAGAAATTTCGTAGGATGGAAGCATATAATAGCTTATTAGGTAGAACTACTTTTAAAATGAATGATCCATTTGTTCATGATATAAAAGTAAATAACGAACAGTTAGATTTTATAAATAAAGATGAAGTATTTGGTACAATTACAATTCCGAAAATAGATGAAGAATTACCATTATACGTAGGAGAAAGTCAAGATAACTTGAGTAAAGGGATCGGACAAATTGCAGGGACTTCTTTACCAATCGGTGGACAAGATACGCACGCTGTATTAGCAGGACATCGTGGATATCACGGCGCAACGATGTTTCGCCACCTGGATCGATTAGCTGATGGCGACACATTCTATGTCAGTGTACTAGGGAAGCAACTTGTTTATAAAGTAATTGGGCGTGAGATAATTGATCCAAATCAAGTTGATAAATTGAGTGTAATAAAAGGAGAAGATAGAGTTACATTACTTACATGTGAACCATATACATCTAGTAAATATCGATTGTTAGTATATGGAGAGCGAGTAGAAACAGACCAAAATGAAATTGAACGACAAAACAAAAGTATAGTAGAAGTTAGGAGTCATGAAACAAGAGATTTATTTGAGAAACTGGCTTTTGGCATAGTAGGTCTAATTGTAATTTGTATTGGGCTGTACGGTTTACTAAAAAGGAAAAACTAG
- a CDS encoding class C sortase: MKRNIIFGSIFLLGLSIFLYPTVSNWFATRTHYSEVSTYDEAVKKLEQEEIDRKETEAREYNKKVQNTTQTFSDPFREKEDQHKGSTVDMLNIGNVMGYIEIPKIDVNLPIYQGTTEEVLSRGIGQLNESSLPVGGENTHTVLTGHRGLPSSIMFTHLDKVEKNDIFYIHSLDKILTYKVDQIKVVLPNETEDLLVVQGQDYATLITCTPYGVNTHRLLVRGHRVPYDAGEKEMISKPFILEDWMIVFPIVIICIVLLMIYLKKRK, encoded by the coding sequence ATGAAACGAAATATTATTTTTGGAAGTATTTTTTTACTAGGATTAAGTATATTTCTATATCCTACTGTAAGTAATTGGTTTGCAACGAGAACACACTATTCAGAAGTAAGCACGTACGATGAAGCGGTAAAGAAGTTGGAGCAGGAAGAGATTGATCGTAAAGAAACAGAAGCGCGAGAGTATAATAAGAAGGTTCAAAATACGACGCAAACATTTTCAGATCCTTTTCGTGAAAAGGAGGATCAACATAAAGGTTCTACTGTAGATATGTTAAATATCGGAAATGTTATGGGATATATAGAGATTCCAAAAATAGATGTGAACCTTCCAATCTATCAAGGGACGACGGAAGAAGTGCTAAGCCGTGGAATTGGACAATTAAATGAATCCTCATTACCAGTAGGCGGAGAAAATACACATACAGTTTTAACGGGACATCGTGGTTTACCTTCATCAATAATGTTTACTCATTTAGATAAAGTCGAAAAGAACGATATATTTTATATTCATTCATTAGATAAAATACTTACCTATAAGGTGGATCAAATAAAAGTTGTATTACCAAATGAAACAGAAGATTTATTAGTCGTACAAGGTCAAGATTATGCAACGTTAATTACATGCACCCCTTATGGAGTGAATACACATAGGTTATTAGTGAGAGGACACCGGGTTCCATATGATGCTGGAGAAAAAGAAATGATTTCAAAACCTTTCATTTTAGAAGATTGGATGATCGTTTTTCCTATTGTTATTATTTGTATCGTCCTTCTAATGATTTATTTAAAAAAACGAAAATAG
- a CDS encoding SpaH/EbpB family LPXTG-anchored major pilin, with product MKRIFSLLLICVLAFSALMNMTVSAESKSTGTLTIHKFEQSKGSKTTTEGNGKEGQTVPEDAKPLEGVTFEIKRIESFEKISNDGTVIKEDAKPVKDAAITKVTNAKGEAVFTNLPLGRYEVKAIEGPKHIALDKTTFIVDIPMTSADCKDLNYDVHIYPKNETKRGSVEFVKKGEAGKVLKDAEFHLFKKNKDGTSTQVKTPSSLVTGEDGKVRVDSLEYGDYYYFIEHKAPTGYLTSKEERPFSIKESGEVVKLDDIKNYKEPTITKSINNGSKVAGINKETDYTYDIKTLLPEDIKSYKKYVVKDILDDRLEIKGLPIVMVDGKKVEDDSVKVVVEGQKVTATIEDFSKINGKELHLQITAKIKSDVQSGMKIPNKAVLDFVNKDDVSSEKDGNPSNEVVVTPTTGNIKIEKVDGKDKTLKLEGAKFQLQDKKGNVIKINGKEMNDVTDANGIITWNEIPYGEYQVVETEAPKYKDKDGAVEQYQKLRDPIDITIDEKHQKIELQVENNKSGWIIPATGGMGTILFTVVGLILMAVATFIFFRKKPVKNS from the coding sequence ATGAAAAGGATTTTTAGCTTATTATTAATATGTGTATTAGCTTTTTCGGCATTAATGAATATGACGGTTAGTGCTGAATCAAAAAGTACAGGTACTTTAACGATTCACAAGTTTGAACAAAGTAAAGGTTCTAAAACAACTACAGAAGGTAATGGGAAAGAAGGACAAACTGTTCCAGAAGATGCAAAACCTTTAGAAGGTGTAACTTTTGAAATTAAACGAATTGAGTCATTTGAAAAAATTTCAAATGATGGAACTGTTATAAAAGAAGATGCAAAACCAGTAAAAGACGCTGCAATAACAAAGGTAACAAATGCAAAAGGGGAAGCTGTTTTTACAAATCTTCCGCTAGGACGTTATGAAGTAAAAGCAATTGAAGGTCCAAAACATATTGCGTTGGATAAGACTACTTTTATTGTCGATATTCCAATGACAAGTGCAGACTGTAAAGATTTAAATTACGATGTTCATATTTACCCTAAAAATGAAACAAAACGTGGTTCAGTAGAATTCGTAAAAAAAGGTGAAGCCGGTAAAGTATTAAAAGATGCAGAGTTCCATTTATTTAAAAAGAATAAGGATGGAACAAGTACACAAGTTAAGACACCGAGTTCATTAGTAACAGGAGAAGATGGTAAAGTTCGTGTTGATTCGCTAGAATATGGGGATTATTATTATTTTATTGAGCATAAGGCTCCAACAGGTTATTTAACTAGTAAAGAGGAGCGTCCTTTCTCTATTAAGGAATCTGGTGAAGTAGTTAAGCTGGATGATATAAAGAACTATAAAGAACCTACCATTACTAAAAGTATAAATAACGGTTCAAAAGTAGCTGGAATTAATAAAGAGACAGATTATACGTATGATATTAAAACACTACTTCCGGAAGATATTAAATCATATAAAAAATATGTTGTAAAAGATATTTTAGATGATCGTTTGGAAATAAAAGGCCTACCAATTGTTATGGTTGACGGAAAGAAAGTTGAAGATGATAGTGTAAAAGTAGTTGTAGAAGGCCAAAAAGTAACCGCTACGATTGAAGATTTTTCAAAAATAAATGGAAAAGAGCTTCATTTACAAATTACTGCGAAAATTAAAAGCGATGTTCAATCTGGAATGAAAATTCCGAACAAAGCAGTACTTGATTTTGTAAACAAAGATGATGTTTCATCAGAAAAAGATGGAAATCCATCTAATGAAGTGGTGGTCACACCGACAACGGGAAATATTAAAATTGAAAAAGTTGATGGTAAGGATAAGACGCTTAAATTAGAAGGTGCGAAGTTCCAATTACAAGATAAAAAAGGTAATGTTATAAAAATTAATGGGAAAGAAATGAACGATGTAACGGATGCAAATGGTATTATTACATGGAATGAAATCCCGTACGGTGAATATCAAGTTGTTGAAACGGAAGCACCAAAGTATAAAGATAAAGACGGTGCAGTAGAACAATATCAAAAATTAAGAGATCCGATTGATATTACAATTGATGAAAAACATCAAAAAATAGAGCTACAAGTTGAGAATAATAAGAGCGGTTGGATTATTCCAGCAACAGGTGGTATGGGTACAATTCTCTTCACGGTAGTGGGCCTTATACTAATGGCGGTAGCAACATTTATTTTCTTTAGAAAAAAACCTGTAAAGAATTCTTAA
- a CDS encoding isopeptide-forming domain-containing fimbrial protein: protein MTSLHNKIKENKKILNVFVVVMSLFLLLSQLQFFKPMDRVRAEATDEEGFDTPTYQSIHKGDMYSTGNVNLGIKATEAQKQTALYSDITYTYGTTPNGYTRELIDVDDDPTTTNSSKAYIPVPEDAEIEWAGLYWSSTRYELTQQQYVAPVKFTTPAGKSFQVSPSNTYYGSGLLYGFGIDGTYYSNYADVTGLLNSSNAKGGSYTVANIPYPNTKLAYNSGYYSFAGWYMLVITKDKSKTRKAFTVYDGGLKRATGSGEKEFTMKNFIASKTGDLDPKVSVFAVQGDRYWQGDKLFVHTDNTWKEVTDKLNPTGNIFNSTISEYEEHMRDKYPGTFNPDYKNNLGIDADLIKLPAGYIKQNQKEIRLKAATSGDDYVLNTLAFAVNATAPELVIDKEVIDTKEKYDPGDEVTYRLRVKNIEPNSSSVDTKIEDVLDSRLEFVPDSVKIISGPNAGDQTEQVDYNAKTRKLTIRIGEGANATKGGIYTDKTPETTVEFKAKLRGEKVETEIPNIAVVQGIDELTGSLVEANDSNKVVVKVLPEREEKHGKLVATKLAKDINGGTLKVGDKLEYTIHTKNSVPDSLLKSVKITDKLPEGVEYVPNTLKINGKEQTDVEDEDHAHIKDGTIYAHFGDLKGEEEKAITFEIVVKPEMANKKVKNIAIVETDSSADKEKPEVETPVDPLSGQLESKKEIIDMRQEKVHVNDEFEYQIKVRNKVENGLIKDMRLMDKLPEGVEYVAGSMKVDGNLLTDAVDEDAGSYEDNTIKVNFGDVLDTEERMVTFKVKVTQDALKTKEIENIAVVEGKTPDNEDLPPQKPNVKTNVEAKEPKVRKMVSDADEKEVEKATLQSIDEEFTWHVNYNFGNDVINLEKVVLQDDLEDILTILQVKLVNSDGEEIEVIPQIDEQLKKVSIELPKQDGNYTYLANQSYTMHIKSGLNANVNADILTKYNANDGIPNKAELLFDQKKSVSNEVFIVPPTLGEFEIEKVDANDENLKLEGAVFQVIDKDGKVVSELTTDKNGVAISNPLLVGKYMLKEVQAPVGYMLMKEPIEIHVTSDVSTQKIKIVNHKNEWIIPETGGIGAIVFYVIGGILMFITSFFFFRKRKIMK from the coding sequence GTGACCTCTTTGCACAATAAGATAAAAGAAAATAAAAAAATATTAAATGTATTTGTAGTTGTTATGAGTTTATTTTTACTATTATCGCAGTTACAGTTTTTTAAACCAATGGATAGAGTAAGGGCAGAAGCTACAGATGAAGAAGGTTTTGATACACCAACCTATCAATCTATTCATAAAGGTGATATGTATTCTACTGGGAATGTGAATTTAGGTATTAAAGCTACTGAAGCTCAGAAACAAACGGCATTGTATTCGGATATAACGTATACTTACGGGACAACACCGAATGGTTATACACGTGAATTAATTGATGTGGATGACGACCCAACAACTACAAATTCATCTAAAGCATATATTCCTGTTCCAGAGGATGCTGAAATCGAATGGGCTGGGTTATATTGGAGTTCAACACGTTACGAATTAACGCAACAGCAATATGTGGCACCAGTTAAGTTTACTACACCGGCCGGGAAGAGCTTTCAAGTATCACCAAGTAATACGTATTACGGAAGTGGCTTGCTTTATGGTTTCGGTATTGATGGTACTTATTATTCTAACTATGCAGATGTTACAGGGCTTTTAAACTCTTCTAATGCAAAGGGAGGAAGCTATACTGTAGCAAATATTCCTTATCCAAATACAAAACTTGCATATAATTCTGGGTATTATTCTTTTGCTGGTTGGTACATGTTAGTAATCACGAAAGATAAGTCAAAAACAAGAAAAGCATTTACTGTGTATGATGGTGGATTGAAAAGAGCTACTGGATCTGGTGAAAAAGAATTCACGATGAAAAACTTTATTGCTTCAAAAACTGGAGATTTAGATCCGAAAGTTTCTGTTTTCGCTGTTCAAGGAGATAGATATTGGCAAGGTGATAAACTCTTTGTTCATACAGATAACACCTGGAAGGAAGTTACTGATAAGCTGAATCCGACAGGTAATATATTTAATTCCACTATTTCTGAATATGAGGAACATATGCGAGATAAGTATCCAGGTACATTTAACCCAGATTATAAAAATAATTTAGGGATTGATGCAGATTTAATAAAGCTACCGGCAGGATATATTAAACAAAATCAAAAGGAAATACGTTTAAAAGCTGCGACATCTGGTGATGATTACGTATTAAATACATTAGCCTTTGCAGTAAATGCAACAGCGCCAGAGCTTGTAATCGATAAGGAAGTAATAGATACAAAAGAAAAGTACGATCCCGGTGATGAAGTTACATATCGTTTACGGGTGAAAAACATTGAACCGAATTCGAGTTCTGTTGATACAAAAATTGAAGATGTTTTAGATTCGCGTCTAGAATTTGTACCAGATTCGGTGAAAATTATTTCTGGTCCGAATGCGGGAGATCAAACAGAACAGGTTGATTATAATGCAAAGACAAGAAAGTTAACGATAAGAATTGGTGAAGGAGCAAATGCTACGAAAGGTGGAATCTATACGGATAAAACACCTGAGACAACCGTTGAATTTAAAGCGAAATTAAGGGGAGAAAAGGTAGAAACAGAAATTCCTAATATCGCTGTTGTTCAAGGGATTGATGAGTTAACAGGAAGTCTGGTTGAAGCTAACGATTCTAATAAAGTAGTAGTTAAAGTATTACCTGAACGAGAAGAGAAACACGGTAAGTTAGTAGCTACTAAACTAGCTAAAGATATAAACGGTGGTACGCTGAAAGTTGGCGACAAACTAGAATATACAATTCATACTAAAAATAGTGTGCCAGATTCTCTCTTAAAATCAGTTAAAATTACGGATAAACTTCCTGAAGGAGTAGAATATGTTCCAAACACGTTAAAGATAAACGGGAAGGAACAAACGGATGTTGAAGATGAAGATCATGCACATATAAAAGATGGAACAATTTATGCTCATTTCGGCGACCTTAAAGGCGAGGAAGAGAAAGCAATCACGTTTGAAATTGTTGTAAAACCGGAAATGGCAAATAAGAAAGTAAAGAATATAGCAATAGTTGAGACGGATAGTTCGGCAGATAAGGAGAAGCCAGAAGTTGAAACACCAGTCGACCCGTTGTCTGGACAACTAGAATCGAAGAAAGAGATTATTGATATGAGGCAAGAAAAAGTTCATGTCAATGATGAATTTGAGTATCAAATTAAAGTTCGAAATAAGGTAGAAAATGGACTTATTAAAGATATGCGTCTAATGGATAAACTTCCTGAAGGTGTAGAGTATGTAGCTGGTAGTATGAAAGTGGATGGGAATTTACTGACAGACGCAGTTGACGAAGATGCAGGGTCGTATGAGGATAATACGATTAAAGTAAATTTTGGTGACGTGCTTGATACGGAAGAAAGAATGGTAACTTTTAAAGTGAAAGTTACGCAAGACGCATTAAAAACGAAAGAAATTGAGAACATAGCGGTTGTTGAGGGGAAAACACCAGATAATGAAGATTTACCACCACAAAAACCGAATGTAAAAACGAATGTGGAAGCAAAGGAACCTAAAGTAAGAAAGATGGTTTCGGATGCAGATGAAAAAGAAGTGGAAAAAGCGACATTACAAAGTATAGATGAAGAGTTTACATGGCATGTAAACTATAATTTTGGTAATGATGTTATCAACCTTGAAAAAGTAGTATTGCAGGATGACTTAGAGGATATTTTAACTATCTTACAAGTAAAACTTGTAAACAGCGATGGAGAAGAAATAGAAGTTATACCGCAAATTGATGAACAATTAAAGAAAGTAAGTATTGAGTTACCGAAGCAGGACGGAAATTATACTTATCTTGCGAATCAATCGTATACAATGCATATTAAGTCAGGACTAAACGCTAATGTAAATGCAGATATACTAACGAAATACAATGCGAATGATGGTATTCCAAATAAAGCGGAGTTACTGTTTGATCAGAAGAAATCCGTATCAAATGAAGTATTTATAGTACCACCAACATTAGGGGAATTTGAGATTGAAAAAGTAGATGCGAACGATGAAAATCTCAAATTAGAAGGCGCAGTATTTCAAGTGATTGATAAAGATGGAAAAGTAGTATCTGAATTAACAACGGATAAAAATGGTGTAGCTATTTCTAATCCATTGCTAGTTGGAAAATATATGTTAAAAGAAGTACAAGCACCAGTAGGATATATGCTTATGAAAGAGCCAATTGAAATTCATGTGACTAGCGATGTATCTACCCAAAAAATAAAAATAGTAAATCATAAAAATGAGTGGATTATCCCTGAAACAGGTGGCATAGGAGCAATTGTCTTTTATGTAATTGGTGGAATATTGATGTTCATTACATCTTTCTTCTTCTTCAGAAAAAGAAAGATTATGAAATAG
- a CDS encoding antibiotic biosynthesis monooxygenase, giving the protein MEKNPQKINPYYAVIFTSNLSNDTTDYNAVAEKMEDLAKQQPGFLSVESARGNSGLGITISYWESLEAIENWKKNALHKEAKKRGREQWYENFHLRICLVEKEYKFHRDTL; this is encoded by the coding sequence ATGGAAAAGAATCCACAAAAAATTAATCCTTATTATGCAGTTATATTCACTTCTAATCTATCGAATGATACAACAGACTATAATGCCGTTGCTGAAAAAATGGAGGACCTTGCGAAACAGCAGCCTGGATTTTTAAGTGTAGAAAGTGCACGAGGTAATTCAGGACTCGGAATTACAATTTCTTATTGGGAATCACTCGAAGCAATTGAAAATTGGAAAAAGAACGCCTTACATAAAGAAGCGAAAAAAAGAGGCCGTGAGCAATGGTATGAAAACTTCCACCTGCGTATCTGCCTTGTTGAGAAAGAATATAAGTTTCATAGAGATACATTGTAA
- a CDS encoding dienelactone hydrolase family protein, with translation MKKKLALVSVHEIYGVNDHMHHVIDHFTTSHIDVFCPNLLQLQQAFHYSDEEKAYQHFMNHIGFDDGKEQIEELITSLSNSYTHIGLLGFSVGATIAWLCSNNSKIDFIIGCYGSRIRDYAHVKPSCATLLIFPEKETNFSVCSLMQTLQQQDNPLLEIKQLQGEHGFLNPYTEKYNKESTKQAYKIIDSFLMKTIL, from the coding sequence ATGAAGAAAAAATTAGCTCTCGTTTCTGTTCATGAAATATACGGTGTGAACGATCATATGCATCATGTTATTGACCACTTCACTACATCTCATATAGATGTATTCTGTCCTAATCTTCTACAATTACAACAAGCATTTCATTATAGTGATGAAGAAAAAGCATATCAGCATTTTATGAATCACATTGGATTTGATGATGGAAAAGAGCAAATTGAAGAACTCATTACTAGCCTTTCCAATAGTTACACACATATAGGACTTCTCGGTTTTAGCGTTGGGGCAACAATCGCTTGGCTCTGTAGTAACAATTCAAAAATAGATTTTATCATTGGGTGTTACGGTTCTCGTATACGCGACTATGCTCACGTGAAACCTTCGTGTGCTACATTACTTATTTTCCCTGAAAAAGAAACTAATTTTTCAGTATGCTCCTTAATGCAAACATTACAGCAACAAGATAATCCTTTATTAGAAATAAAACAACTACAAGGTGAACATGGATTTTTAAATCCATACACTGAAAAATATAACAAGGAATCTACAAAGCAAGCATACAAAATAATAGATTCGTTTCTTATGAAGACAATCTTATAA
- a CDS encoding DUF3951 domain-containing protein, giving the protein MILLTIGAILLTLFIFFIIGFITFMMFVDRATPQIYYTPCESVTVKSKCKNRRKKS; this is encoded by the coding sequence ATGATACTTTTAACGATAGGAGCAATTTTATTAACGTTATTTATTTTCTTTATTATCGGCTTCATTACGTTTATGATGTTTGTGGATAGGGCGACACCTCAAATTTATTACACACCTTGTGAATCAGTGACAGTGAAATCTAAATGTAAAAATAGAAGGAAGAAAAGTTGA
- a CDS encoding AzlD domain-containing protein, with protein MEMRLDVLLLLLAAGAVTLVPRILPLLVFSKLQIPDWGLKWLNYIPIAILAALLAQVLFMHETVQWDYLIAAIPTFLVAIYTRSLVGTVLTGVIVIILLRFFF; from the coding sequence ATGGAAATGAGATTAGACGTATTATTACTTTTACTAGCAGCAGGAGCAGTTACACTCGTGCCACGTATATTACCTCTTCTCGTATTTAGCAAATTGCAAATTCCAGATTGGGGCTTAAAATGGTTAAATTACATACCAATTGCGATATTAGCAGCACTTTTAGCGCAAGTATTATTTATGCACGAGACAGTGCAGTGGGATTACCTTATCGCAGCAATTCCAACATTTCTTGTTGCAATATATACTCGTAGTTTAGTAGGAACAGTATTAACAGGCGTCATTGTGATTATTTTGTTACGTTTCTTTTTCTAA
- a CDS encoding AzlC family ABC transporter permease — translation MNKAQAHMTLQSDDTFQQGVKDCLPTVFGYLSIGIAAGVIAKTAGFSIIEIAFMSTLIYAGSAQFILAGMYAAGAPASAIIFTVFFVNLRHLLMSAALAPYFTKIPLFKNLIIGSQITDETFGVAVQHAAQKGYLGEKWMMGLNVTAYLNWIIATIIGGLFGEWIPDPHTYGMDYALPAMFIGLFVLQLISSKPKLAIHLTVAIVAIIIAYVSHLFMPESIAVIIATLLAATIGVVIEKWK, via the coding sequence GTGAATAAGGCTCAGGCACATATGACATTGCAGAGTGATGATACATTTCAACAAGGTGTAAAGGATTGTTTACCAACTGTATTTGGATATTTGAGCATTGGTATAGCGGCTGGTGTAATTGCGAAAACAGCTGGTTTCTCCATCATTGAAATTGCTTTTATGTCCACTTTAATTTACGCGGGTTCTGCTCAATTTATATTAGCAGGTATGTATGCTGCTGGTGCTCCTGCTTCGGCAATCATTTTTACCGTATTTTTTGTTAATCTACGGCACCTTTTAATGAGCGCTGCGCTTGCACCCTATTTCACGAAAATTCCTCTATTTAAAAACTTAATCATCGGTTCGCAAATTACAGATGAAACTTTCGGTGTTGCAGTGCAGCACGCAGCGCAAAAAGGTTATTTAGGTGAAAAGTGGATGATGGGGCTTAATGTAACAGCATATTTAAATTGGATTATCGCTACGATTATCGGTGGACTTTTTGGTGAATGGATACCAGATCCGCATACGTACGGGATGGATTATGCGTTACCAGCAATGTTTATCGGACTATTTGTTCTTCAGCTTATAAGTAGCAAACCGAAACTAGCAATTCATCTTACTGTTGCAATTGTAGCTATTATTATTGCATATGTTTCACACTTATTTATGCCAGAGAGTATAGCAGTTATCATTGCAACCTTATTAGCTGCGACGATTGGAGTGGTGATTGAAAAATGGAAATGA